In the Cellvibrio sp. KY-GH-1 genome, GGCTATTTGATCGCGGGCATAATTGTTGGCCCTTACACACCCGGTTTTGTGGCGGATATGGAGCTGACCGCCCAACTGGCGGAAATCGGGGTAATGCTGCTGATGTTTGGTGTCGGCCTGCATTTCTCAATCAACGACCTGCTCGCAGTCAAGCGCATCGCCATCCCCGGTGCCATAGTGCAAATCACCGTAGCAACTGCACTGGGTGCCGGTGCCGGCCTTTGGTGGGACTGGAGTTTTGGTGAATCCCTGGTATTTGGACTGGCACTTTCAGTAGCCAGTACTGTAGTGCTGCTCAAAGCACTTGAGGCACGTGGGGTGATCGACAGTATTAACGGCAAGATCGCCGTGGGCTGGCTAGTGGTAGAAGACCTGGTAATGGTGACGGTACTGGTACTCCTGCCAGCATTTGCAGTGTTGCTTGGCGGCCACAGCGCCGCTGAGGGCCATGAGCCAGTGAGCGATAGCATCAGCCTCACGGTGCTAATCACCATCGGCAAAGTAATTGCGTTTATTGCCTTTATGTTGATCGTGGGTAAACGCGTACTCCCAAAATTATTGTGGTGGGTGGCGGGTACAGGTTCACGTGAACTCTTCAGCCTCTGCGTCATCGCCACGGCCGTGGGAGTAGCCTATGGTTCAGCAGCCTTATTCGATGTTTCTTTTGCTTTGGGAGCTTTTTTTGCGGGCATGATGCTGCGCGAATCTGAATTTAGCCATCGCGCTGCCGACGATTCACTGCCGCTGCGCGATGCGTTTGCCGTATTGTTTTTTGTCTCGGTCGGCATGTTGTTTGATTTCCATATCGTTGTTAATGAACCATTCAAAGTGCTCGCAGTAGTTGCCATTATTATGTTTGGTAAAACTATAGTAGCGGTCGCGCTAGTGTTGATGTTCCGTTATCCGCTTAACACCGCATTAACTGTTGGCGCCAGCCTGGCGCAAATTGGTGAATTCTCCTTTATTCTCGCAGGCTTAAGCATGAGCCTTGGGCTGATGGATGCTACCGGGCAGAATCTAATCCTCGCCGGTGCTCTTGCATCCATCGCACTGAATTCGGTGATGTTTGCCAGCCTGGAACCCTTGCAGCGCTGGGCCAAAAAGCAT is a window encoding:
- the ybaL gene encoding YbaL family putative K(+) efflux transporter is translated as MPHNISLITTIVAGLGLAMILGFLVTRLRMPPLVGYLIAGIIVGPYTPGFVADMELTAQLAEIGVMLLMFGVGLHFSINDLLAVKRIAIPGAIVQITVATALGAGAGLWWDWSFGESLVFGLALSVASTVVLLKALEARGVIDSINGKIAVGWLVVEDLVMVTVLVLLPAFAVLLGGHSAAEGHEPVSDSISLTVLITIGKVIAFIAFMLIVGKRVLPKLLWWVAGTGSRELFSLCVIATAVGVAYGSAALFDVSFALGAFFAGMMLRESEFSHRAADDSLPLRDAFAVLFFVSVGMLFDFHIVVNEPFKVLAVVAIIMFGKTIVAVALVLMFRYPLNTALTVGASLAQIGEFSFILAGLSMSLGLMDATGQNLILAGALASIALNSVMFASLEPLQRWAKKHSAFARQLEMNADPLAVLPMNTSEAFLSGHIVLVGYGRVGRRIAAILDEQQIPYVVVDSNREIVEQLRAINIPAVCGDAADPKVLIQAHIAHAGMLVAATSNTFHVRQMIDTARQLNSSIETVIRTHNEEEAKLWVKENIGKIFLSEQQLARGMATHVLYRMGKSFNESHAH